One genomic region from Saccharomyces cerevisiae S288C chromosome XI, complete sequence encodes:
- the MRPL38 gene encoding mitochondrial 54S ribosomal protein uL14m MRPL38 (Mitochondrial ribosomal protein of the large subunit; appears as two protein spots (YmL34 and YmL38) on two-dimensional SDS gels; protein abundance increases in response to DNA replication stress) has product MIFLKSVIKVIDNSGAQLAECIKVIRKGSPKSPAMVGDRIVCVIQKAKPLTQNITGTANTNRVKKGDICHAIVVRSKQRNMCRKDGSTVAFGDTACVLINKNTGEPLGTRIMANDGCVDRTLKDKGYNKICSLASRVI; this is encoded by the coding sequence ATGATATTTCTAAAATCTGTCATCAAGGTAATCGACAATTCAGGTGCACAATTAGCAGAATGTATTAAAGTAATAAGGAAAGGGTCCCCCAAGAGTCCTGCAATGGTTGGAGACAGAATAGTCTGTGTTATACAGAAAGCAAAGCCCTTGACTCAAAACATTACGGGGACAGCCAACACCAACCGTGTCAAAAAAGGTGATATTTGTCACGCAATTGTCGTAAGGTCTAAACAGCGTAACATGTGCAGAAAGGATGGCTCCACCGTTGCATTCGGAGATACTGCTTGCGTTTTgattaataaaaataccGGTGAACCTCTGGGGACAAGAATTATGGCTAATGATGGTTGTGTAGATAGAACACTGAAAGACAAGGGATACAATAAGATATGCTCTTTGGCAAGTAGGGTCATATAA